The following are encoded together in the Meiothermus cerbereus DSM 11376 genome:
- a CDS encoding IS5 family transposase has product QERSQVGELSQAVQAVTNQRVEIAYVDQGYTGSEAEQAAAQEGIALCVVKLEEAKRGFVLLPRRWVVERSFAWMARFRRLARDYERLTETLKGFHWLAFSILLLPKVLDGLRSAS; this is encoded by the coding sequence CAGGAACGCAGCCAGGTGGGGGAGCTCTCCCAGGCGGTGCAAGCTGTTACCAACCAGCGGGTCGAAATCGCATACGTAGATCAGGGCTATACAGGCTCGGAGGCGGAGCAGGCGGCTGCGCAGGAAGGGATAGCGCTGTGTGTGGTCAAGCTGGAGGAAGCCAAAAGAGGCTTCGTGTTGCTTCCCCGGCGTTGGGTAGTTGAGCGCAGCTTTGCCTGGATGGCTCGTTTTCGTCGGCTGGCGCGTGACTACGAACGACTTACCGAAACGCTGAAGGGTTTTCACTGGCTGGCCTTCTCGATTCTGTTATTACCGAAAGTTCTTGATGGTTTACGATCGGCTTCTTAG
- a CDS encoding ATP-binding protein, whose amino-acid sequence MSVLNNAQKYAPKAAVQVELGHSDDRQFAILSVQDEGPGMPPEVLQRAIEPFYRAPGTRVPGNGLGLSVAAQVAQVHGGRLVLRNLEPHGLAAELWIRVQSA is encoded by the coding sequence ATGTCGGTTTTGAACAACGCGCAAAAGTATGCCCCCAAAGCAGCCGTGCAGGTCGAGCTCGGCCACTCCGACGACCGGCAGTTTGCCATTCTGAGCGTGCAGGACGAAGGGCCGGGTATGCCCCCGGAGGTGTTGCAGCGGGCTATCGAGCCCTTCTACCGCGCCCCCGGAACCCGTGTGCCGGGCAACGGACTGGGCCTGAGCGTGGCTGCCCAGGTAGCCCAGGTACACGGCGGTCGGCTGGTATTGAGAAACCTCGAGCCCCACGGCCTCGCAGCCGAGCTGTGGATTCGGGTTCAATCGGCCTGA
- a CDS encoding sensor histidine kinase produces the protein MHLFHRIEVRLSLLMALVAITTSLLTVALNTFQRERTFRELPPEVRDFLRRNEGRPPSLSLTPELRQMLAEGRAIRVQMRPSDNPDNPNPIFWITALDSPDARPVRLQAPPRLRRPSLEARLQQNLLIAGLAATGLGVLLALVFARRIARPIEAISDAASRLAQGDFAARIVTPRGEDEAARLARNFNRMAEALEQLEAERRAMIADIAHELRTPLTVMQGRLEAIQDGVMPLEMGEIDRLHHQAALLSRLVEDLRTLSLADAGRLNLTLQPMNLVELVGRMAATFRAALKARQVELELKLPGRAIPIQADPDRLAQVIGNLLSNALEHTPAGGKIALEVTSDTTQAYLRVQDSGPGIPAEALNKVFDRFYRAEASRSRATGGSGLGLSIVKTLVELHRGTVGAHNRPEGGAVFEVKFPLDQAD, from the coding sequence ATGCACCTTTTCCATCGCATTGAAGTACGCCTGAGCCTGCTGATGGCCCTGGTGGCTATTACCACCAGCCTTTTGACGGTGGCCCTCAACACCTTCCAGCGGGAGCGAACCTTTCGAGAGCTGCCCCCTGAGGTGCGGGACTTTTTGCGGCGCAACGAGGGGCGCCCGCCCAGCCTGAGCCTGACCCCCGAGCTGCGGCAGATGCTGGCAGAGGGCCGCGCAATACGGGTACAGATGCGCCCCTCGGATAACCCCGACAACCCCAACCCAATTTTCTGGATCACTGCCCTGGACAGCCCCGATGCACGGCCGGTTCGGCTACAAGCCCCGCCCCGTCTGCGCCGACCCAGCCTGGAGGCCCGTTTGCAGCAAAATCTGCTGATTGCCGGCCTGGCCGCCACCGGGCTGGGGGTGTTGCTGGCGCTGGTCTTTGCCCGGCGCATCGCCCGACCCATCGAGGCTATTTCCGACGCGGCCAGCCGCCTGGCTCAGGGCGATTTCGCCGCCCGTATCGTCACCCCTCGAGGCGAGGACGAGGCGGCCCGGCTGGCCCGTAACTTCAATCGCATGGCCGAGGCTTTGGAGCAACTCGAGGCCGAGCGACGGGCCATGATTGCCGATATTGCCCACGAGCTGCGCACCCCCCTGACGGTGATGCAGGGCCGCCTGGAGGCCATCCAGGATGGGGTAATGCCCCTGGAGATGGGCGAGATTGACCGCCTGCACCACCAGGCCGCCCTGCTCTCGCGCCTGGTCGAAGACCTGCGCACCCTCTCGCTGGCCGACGCGGGGCGGCTCAACCTGACATTGCAACCTATGAACCTGGTCGAGTTGGTGGGCCGGATGGCTGCCACCTTTCGGGCTGCGCTAAAGGCCCGACAAGTCGAGCTCGAGCTGAAGCTACCCGGTCGGGCCATCCCGATACAGGCCGACCCCGACCGCCTGGCTCAGGTGATCGGGAACCTGCTCTCCAACGCCCTGGAACATACGCCAGCGGGAGGGAAGATTGCCCTGGAAGTCACCTCAGACACCACCCAGGCCTACCTGCGGGTGCAGGACAGCGGCCCCGGCATTCCGGCAGAAGCGCTAAACAAGGTGTTTGACCGCTTTTACCGGGCCGAAGCCTCGCGCTCGAGGGCCACCGGCGGCAGCGGCCTGGGGCTTTCCATCGTCAAAACCCTGGTGGAGTTGCACAGAGGAACCGTGGGGGCCCACAACCGACCCGAAGGCGGGGCGGTTTTCGAGGTGAAGTTCCCGCTCGATCAGGCCGATTGA
- a CDS encoding response regulator transcription factor, producing the protein MELSTTDTLNGVALVLVVEDEPEIAEILEGYLRREGFRTERASDGPQALNLVWAAQPDLVLLDIMLPEMDGLEVLRRIRNHGNTPVILVTARTEDLDKLLGLELGADDYITKPFSPREVVARVKAVLRRAVLAEAPKGILRVGPLEIDSEKVVARLEGLRLELTPTEFRLLETLARTPGKAFSRAELLEAALPDSDALERVVDVHLKNLRKKLEAAGGAGLLETVRGVGYRLWVEA; encoded by the coding sequence ATGGAACTGTCCACTACCGATACACTAAATGGGGTGGCATTGGTACTGGTGGTGGAAGACGAGCCGGAGATTGCCGAAATCCTCGAGGGCTACCTGCGCCGGGAGGGGTTCCGCACCGAGCGGGCCTCCGATGGCCCTCAGGCCTTGAACCTGGTTTGGGCAGCACAGCCCGACCTGGTGCTGCTGGACATCATGCTGCCGGAGATGGATGGCCTCGAGGTGCTGCGCCGCATCCGCAACCACGGCAACACCCCGGTGATTCTGGTGACGGCCCGTACCGAGGATCTGGACAAGCTGCTGGGTCTGGAGCTGGGCGCCGACGATTACATAACCAAGCCCTTTAGCCCCCGCGAGGTGGTGGCCCGGGTCAAGGCGGTGCTGCGCCGGGCAGTGCTGGCCGAGGCGCCCAAAGGCATCCTGCGGGTGGGGCCGCTGGAAATCGATAGCGAGAAGGTGGTGGCCCGCCTGGAGGGGTTGCGCCTCGAGCTCACTCCCACCGAGTTCCGCCTGCTGGAAACCCTGGCCCGCACCCCCGGCAAGGCCTTTTCCCGCGCCGAACTGCTCGAGGCGGCCCTGCCCGACTCCGACGCGCTGGAGCGGGTGGTGGACGTGCACCTCAAAAACCTGCGTAAGAAGCTCGAGGCCGCTGGCGGTGCGGGGCTTCTGGAAACCGTGCGGGGGGTGGGGTATCGCTTGTGGGTCGAGGCTTGA